A stretch of the Lolium perenne isolate Kyuss_39 chromosome 3, Kyuss_2.0, whole genome shotgun sequence genome encodes the following:
- the LOC127341365 gene encoding histone H2B.1-like has product MAPKAEKKPAEKKPVEEEPATEKAKKTPAAKKPKAGKSLPAGKTAAKEGGEKRGRKKGKKSVETYKIYIFKVLKQVHPDIGISSKAMSIMNSFINDIFEKLAGESAKLARYNKKPTITSREIQTSVRLVLPGELAKHAVSEGTKAVTKFTSA; this is encoded by the coding sequence ATGGCGCCCAAGGCAGAGAAGAAGCCGGCGGAGAAGAAGCCCGTGGAGGAGGAGCCGGCCACCGAGAAGGCGAAGAAGACGCCCgccgccaagaagcccaaggcgggGAAGAGCCTCCCCGCCGGCAAGACCGCCGCCAAGGAGGGCGGCGAGAAAAGGGGCaggaagaagggcaagaagagcgTCGAGACCTACAAGATCTACATCTTCAAGGTGCTCAAGCAGGTCCACCCCGACATCGGCATCTCCTCCAAGGCCATGTCCATCATGAACTCCTTCATCAACGACATCTTTGAAAAGTTGGCCGGCGAGTCCGCCAAGCTCGCCAGGTACAACAAGAAGCccaccatcacctccagggagatCCAGACCTCTGTTCGCCTCGTGCTGCCAGGGGAGCTCGCCAAGCACGCCGTGTCTGAGGGCACGAAGGCCGTCACCAAGTTCACCTCTGCCTAG